In Numidum massiliense, a single genomic region encodes these proteins:
- the rpoB gene encoding DNA-directed RNA polymerase subunit beta, whose translation MTGKLVQYGRRQRRSYARIEEVLELPNLIEIQLSSYEWFLKEGLREMFQEISPIEDFTGNLVLEFIDYSLGEPKYSVEESRERDVTYAAPLRVKVRLINQETGEVKEQEVFMGDFPLMTDTGTFIINGAERVIVSQLVRSPSVYFNTKVDKNGKKTYTGTVIPNRGAWLEFETDAKDIIYVRIDRTRKLPVTALLRALGFASDAEIIQLLGEDEYIRFTLDKDNTDSTEKALIEIYERLRPGEPPTVENAKSLLNSRFFDPKRYDLANVGRYKVNKKLHIKNRLLNMRLAETIADPETGEIVAEEGQLIDRRLLDKLIPMLEGGLGAENYGIVDGLSDEEEIVVQGIKVYSPLEEGQVVKVIGNMDVSKSVKHITAADIVASINYFINLLQGIGSTDDIDHLGNRRLRSVGELLQNQFRIGLSRMERVVRERMSIQDTNAITPQALINIRPVIASIKEFFGSSQLSQFMDQTNPLAELTHKRRLSALGPGGLTRERAGLEVRDVHNSHYGRMCPIETPEGPNIGLINSLSTYARVNEFGFIETPYRKVDQDAGRVTDEIVYLTADEEDNYIIGQANAELNEDGSFVKDEVIVRLREDVLTVPKERVDFMDVSPKQVFSVATACVPFLENDDANRALMGSNMQRQGVPLLVPRAPIIGTGMEYKAAKDSGVCVLAKRPGIVERVSADEIWIRNIDIVDGKEVKGNLDKYKLYKFIRSNQGTCVNQRPLARVGERVEAGDIIADGPSTEMGELALGQNVVVAFMTWEGYNYEDAILLSEKLVREDVYTSIHIEEYEQEARDTKLGPEEITRDIPNVGEDALRNLDDRGIIRIGAEIKSGDILVGKVTPKGVTELTAEERLLHAIFGEKAREVRDTSLRVPHGTDGIVVDVKVFTRENGDELPPGVNQLVRVYIAQKRKVSEGDKMAGRHGNKGVIARILPEEDMPFLPDGTPVEIVLNPLGVPSRLNIGQVLETHLGMAAKQLGIHVMSPVFDGASEEDVFDALEEAGLNRDGKTVLYDGRTGEPFENRVTVGVMYMIKLAHMVDDKIHARSTGPYSLVTQQPLGGKAQFGGQRFGEMEVWALEAYGAAYTLQEILTVKSDDVVGRVKTYEAIVKGENVPEPGVPESFKVLIKELQSLGMDVKILSGDEEEIEIRELDEDEEQSGDKLNLNLESSAH comes from the coding sequence TTGACAGGTAAACTGGTACAATACGGCAGACGCCAGCGGAGGAGTTACGCGAGGATCGAAGAAGTCCTCGAGTTGCCCAACTTGATTGAAATTCAGCTAAGTTCTTATGAGTGGTTTTTAAAAGAGGGCTTACGCGAAATGTTCCAAGAGATTTCGCCGATCGAAGACTTTACGGGGAATTTAGTGTTAGAGTTTATCGATTACAGCTTGGGTGAGCCGAAATACTCGGTCGAAGAATCGCGGGAACGCGATGTCACGTACGCTGCACCACTTAGAGTTAAAGTGCGCTTGATCAACCAAGAAACGGGTGAAGTGAAGGAACAGGAAGTATTCATGGGCGATTTTCCGCTCATGACCGACACTGGCACTTTCATTATCAACGGAGCCGAGCGCGTCATCGTCAGCCAGTTGGTCCGCTCACCTAGTGTCTATTTTAACACAAAAGTCGACAAAAACGGCAAAAAAACTTATACGGGGACCGTTATTCCGAACCGCGGTGCGTGGCTCGAGTTTGAGACCGATGCGAAAGACATTATTTACGTGCGCATCGACCGCACCCGCAAACTGCCAGTGACGGCGCTCTTGCGTGCGCTCGGCTTTGCGAGTGACGCGGAAATTATTCAGTTGCTCGGCGAGGACGAGTACATCCGTTTTACGTTGGATAAAGACAACACCGATTCTACGGAAAAAGCGTTGATCGAAATATATGAGCGGTTGCGTCCCGGGGAGCCGCCGACAGTCGAAAACGCGAAAAGCTTGCTCAACTCGCGTTTCTTTGACCCGAAGCGGTACGACCTGGCGAACGTCGGCCGCTATAAAGTGAATAAAAAGTTACACATTAAAAACCGTTTACTTAATATGCGTCTTGCGGAAACGATTGCTGATCCGGAGACAGGGGAAATTGTCGCCGAAGAGGGGCAACTCATCGATCGTCGCTTACTTGACAAGCTGATTCCAATGCTCGAAGGCGGGCTCGGCGCTGAGAACTACGGCATCGTGGACGGACTGTCCGACGAAGAAGAGATCGTCGTCCAAGGCATTAAAGTGTACTCGCCGCTCGAAGAAGGGCAAGTTGTGAAAGTGATCGGCAACATGGACGTCAGCAAGTCGGTTAAACATATTACCGCTGCAGACATCGTCGCCTCGATCAACTATTTTATCAACTTGTTGCAAGGGATCGGCTCGACTGACGACATCGACCATCTCGGCAACCGCCGCTTGCGCTCGGTCGGGGAATTGCTGCAGAACCAATTCCGCATCGGTCTGTCGCGGATGGAACGCGTCGTGCGCGAACGGATGTCGATTCAAGACACGAACGCGATTACGCCGCAGGCGCTCATCAACATTCGGCCGGTGATCGCTTCCATCAAAGAGTTTTTCGGCAGTAGCCAGTTGTCACAATTTATGGATCAGACGAACCCGCTTGCGGAACTTACGCACAAACGGCGCCTCAGCGCGCTCGGGCCAGGTGGGTTAACGCGGGAGCGCGCCGGACTAGAAGTGCGCGACGTGCACAATTCGCACTATGGCCGGATGTGTCCGATCGAAACGCCAGAAGGTCCGAACATCGGGCTCATCAACTCGCTGTCTACGTATGCACGCGTCAACGAGTTCGGCTTTATTGAAACGCCGTATCGCAAGGTAGATCAGGACGCGGGTCGCGTCACAGACGAAATCGTCTATCTGACCGCCGACGAAGAGGACAATTACATTATCGGGCAAGCGAACGCAGAGCTTAATGAAGACGGCTCGTTTGTGAAAGACGAAGTGATTGTGCGCTTGCGCGAGGATGTGCTCACTGTACCGAAAGAACGAGTCGACTTCATGGACGTTTCACCGAAACAAGTGTTTTCGGTCGCGACCGCGTGTGTACCATTTTTGGAAAACGACGATGCGAACCGCGCCTTGATGGGATCGAACATGCAGCGGCAAGGGGTACCGCTACTCGTACCGCGTGCCCCGATTATCGGTACCGGGATGGAGTATAAAGCGGCGAAAGACTCCGGTGTGTGTGTCCTCGCGAAACGCCCTGGCATCGTCGAACGCGTGAGCGCCGACGAGATCTGGATCCGCAACATCGACATTGTAGACGGCAAAGAGGTTAAAGGAAACCTCGATAAATACAAACTGTACAAATTTATTCGTTCCAACCAAGGGACGTGTGTCAACCAGCGGCCGCTCGCGCGCGTCGGTGAACGCGTCGAGGCTGGCGACATTATCGCTGACGGCCCTTCGACGGAAATGGGCGAGCTCGCCCTCGGACAAAACGTCGTCGTCGCTTTTATGACGTGGGAAGGGTACAACTACGAAGACGCGATCTTGCTCAGTGAGAAGCTCGTGCGCGAAGACGTGTATACGTCGATTCACATCGAAGAGTACGAGCAAGAAGCGCGCGACACGAAGCTCGGGCCGGAAGAAATTACGCGCGACATTCCGAACGTCGGCGAGGACGCCTTGCGCAACCTAGACGACCGCGGCATTATCCGCATCGGTGCGGAAATAAAGTCGGGCGACATTCTCGTAGGCAAAGTGACTCCGAAAGGCGTCACCGAACTGACGGCCGAGGAACGCCTCCTACACGCGATTTTCGGCGAAAAGGCGCGCGAAGTGCGCGATACGTCGCTGCGCGTCCCGCACGGTACGGACGGGATCGTCGTCGACGTCAAAGTGTTTACGCGTGAAAACGGCGATGAATTACCGCCGGGTGTCAACCAGTTAGTCCGCGTTTACATCGCGCAAAAGCGGAAAGTTTCCGAAGGGGACAAAATGGCTGGGCGCCACGGTAACAAAGGCGTCATCGCGCGCATTTTACCGGAGGAAGATATGCCGTTCTTGCCGGATGGCACACCGGTAGAAATCGTGTTAAACCCATTAGGGGTTCCGTCCCGGCTCAATATCGGACAGGTGTTAGAGACGCACTTAGGAATGGCGGCTAAACAGCTCGGCATTCACGTCATGTCGCCCGTGTTCGACGGCGCCTCAGAAGAGGACGTCTTCGACGCGCTCGAAGAAGCGGGGTTAAACCGAGACGGCAAAACAGTCCTGTACGACGGCCGTACGGGCGAACCGTTCGAAAACCGCGTGACCGTCGGCGTCATGTACATGATTAAGCTGGCGCACATGGTCGACGACAAAATTCACGCCCGCTCGACTGGACCGTACTCGCTCGTCACACAGCAACCGCTCGGCGGGAAGGCGCAATTCGGCGGTCAACGCTTCGGAGAAATGGAAGTGTGGGCGCTGGAAGCGTATGGTGCTGCCTATACGCTACAAGAAATTTTGACCGTCAAGTCGGACGACGTCGTCGGACGCGTCAAAACGTACGAAGCGATCGTCAAAGGTGAGAACGTGCCGGAACCAGGCGTACCGGAATCGTTCAAAGTGCTCATTAAAGAGCTGCAAAGTCTCGGCATGGACGTGAAAATCCTCTCGGGAGACGAAGAGGAAATCGAAATTCGCGAACTCGACGAGGACGAAGAACAGTCAGGGGATAAGTTGAACCTAAATCTAGAAAGCTCCGCACACTAG
- a CDS encoding class I SAM-dependent methyltransferase — protein sequence MRDHYYSRDPQSAHKTHEFHTEIGGREFTFTTDSGVFSKLGVDYGTRVLLESLPLPLSGDVLDVGCGYGPIGIAVAVASPKARVTMIDVNRRAIELCRLNAEKNGVSGVSVLESDGLSQLTGRAFDWVLTNPPIRAGKRTVYRLLREVSAHLREGGEFWLVIQKKQGAPSAVKKLRTLFADVSIASRHKGYNVIRCIR from the coding sequence ATGAGGGACCATTACTACTCCCGCGATCCGCAAAGTGCGCACAAAACCCACGAATTTCATACCGAAATCGGCGGGCGAGAGTTTACGTTTACGACGGATTCCGGCGTGTTTTCGAAGCTTGGTGTCGATTACGGGACGCGTGTGTTGCTCGAGAGCTTACCGTTGCCACTCAGCGGCGATGTGTTGGATGTCGGTTGCGGTTACGGGCCGATTGGGATCGCGGTTGCCGTAGCCTCACCGAAGGCTCGCGTCACGATGATCGATGTCAACCGGCGGGCAATCGAACTTTGTCGCCTGAACGCAGAGAAGAACGGCGTAAGCGGCGTGAGCGTTTTGGAGAGTGACGGGTTGTCTCAGCTTACGGGACGCGCCTTTGACTGGGTGCTGACCAATCCGCCGATTCGCGCGGGCAAACGAACCGTTTACCGTTTGTTGCGCGAAGTGAGCGCGCATCTGCGAGAGGGCGGGGAGTTTTGGTTAGTGATCCAAAAAAAGCAGGGAGCACCTTCTGCCGTAAAGAAACTGCGTACACTTTTTGCGGACGTATCCATCGCCTCCCGGCATAAAGGATACAACGTCATTCGCTGCATACGTTGA
- the rplL gene encoding 50S ribosomal protein L7/L12, which yields MTKEEIIEAIKGMSVLELNDLVKAIEEEFGVTAAAPVAVAGGAGEGEQAAEQTEFDVILTSPGGSKINVIKAVRAITGLGLKEAKALVDEAPKAVKEGASKEEAEEIKGKLEEAGATVELK from the coding sequence ATGACGAAAGAAGAAATCATTGAAGCGATAAAAGGTATGAGTGTACTCGAATTAAACGATTTAGTTAAGGCAATCGAAGAAGAGTTCGGCGTAACGGCCGCTGCGCCGGTAGCTGTCGCCGGCGGTGCAGGCGAAGGAGAACAAGCCGCCGAACAAACCGAATTCGACGTCATCTTGACGAGCCCGGGCGGATCGAAAATTAACGTCATTAAAGCTGTTCGCGCCATTACTGGTTTGGGGCTGAAAGAAGCGAAGGCGTTAGTCGATGAAGCGCCGAAGGCTGTCAAAGAAGGCGCCTCGAAAGAAGAAGCCGAAGAAATCAAAGGTAAGTTAGAAGAAGCAGGGGCAACGGTAGAACTCAAGTAA
- the rplJ gene encoding 50S ribosomal protein L10, which produces MTRAVIEEKKKVVAGIVENLKNSKVTILADYRGLNVAEVTELRKQLRDAGIEYKVLKNTMMRRATAETGFTDLDQHLVGPTAVTFGRDDVVEPAKILHKFAKEHEALEIKGGILEGQYVTVEQIEELAELPSYEGLLSMLLSVLQAPIRNVALAVKAVADQQEQGDAAEA; this is translated from the coding sequence ATGACGAGAGCTGTGATCGAAGAGAAGAAGAAAGTTGTCGCTGGCATTGTCGAGAACTTGAAGAACAGCAAAGTGACGATCCTCGCCGACTACCGCGGTTTAAACGTCGCTGAAGTGACCGAACTGCGGAAACAGCTGCGCGACGCGGGCATCGAGTACAAAGTGTTGAAAAACACGATGATGCGCCGCGCGACTGCGGAAACGGGGTTTACTGACCTCGATCAACATTTAGTCGGACCGACCGCGGTAACGTTTGGTCGCGACGACGTCGTTGAACCGGCCAAAATTTTGCATAAATTCGCCAAGGAACATGAGGCGCTCGAAATTAAAGGCGGTATCTTGGAAGGGCAGTACGTCACGGTCGAACAAATCGAAGAACTAGCCGAACTGCCGTCGTACGAAGGGTTGTTGTCGATGTTGCTCAGTGTGTTACAGGCACCGATCCGCAACGTGGCGTTGGCTGTTAAAGCTGTTGCCGACCAACAAGAACAAGGGGACGCTGCTGAGGCGTAA
- the rplA gene encoding 50S ribosomal protein L1, with protein MAGKGKKYEAAAKQFDREATYAAAEAIEIVKKIATAKFDETVELAVRLGVDPKRTDQQVRGAVVLPHGTGKTQTVLVFAKGEKAKEAEAAGADYVGDEDMVDKVSQGWLDFDVVVATPDMMSQVGKLGRILGPKGLMPNPKTGTVTFDVAKAVGEIKAGKVEYRVDKAGNVHAPIGKVSFDAAKLQENLETLIDTLVKAKPPAAKGTYMRSVTISSTMGPGVRVNVSSLATR; from the coding sequence TTGGCAGGTAAAGGTAAGAAATACGAAGCAGCTGCAAAGCAATTTGATCGCGAAGCGACGTACGCTGCCGCTGAAGCGATTGAGATCGTCAAAAAGATTGCGACGGCTAAGTTTGACGAAACGGTCGAACTCGCTGTTCGCCTCGGCGTCGATCCGAAGCGCACTGACCAACAAGTGCGCGGCGCTGTCGTGCTACCGCACGGTACGGGTAAAACGCAAACGGTTTTAGTGTTTGCGAAAGGCGAGAAGGCGAAAGAAGCGGAAGCGGCCGGTGCCGATTACGTCGGTGACGAAGACATGGTGGACAAAGTAAGCCAAGGCTGGCTCGACTTCGATGTCGTCGTGGCGACGCCGGACATGATGAGTCAAGTCGGTAAGCTCGGGCGTATTCTCGGGCCGAAAGGGCTTATGCCGAACCCGAAAACGGGAACGGTCACTTTCGACGTGGCAAAGGCGGTAGGCGAAATTAAAGCGGGGAAAGTGGAATACCGCGTCGACAAAGCGGGTAACGTCCACGCGCCGATCGGTAAAGTGTCGTTTGACGCCGCTAAGTTGCAAGAAAACTTAGAGACGTTGATTGACACGTTAGTGAAGGCGAAACCGCCAGCAGCAAAAGGAACGTATATGCGCAGTGTAACCATCTCTTCGACGATGGGACCAGGCGTACGCGTGAACGTGTCGTCGCTCGCTACCCGTTAA
- the rplK gene encoding 50S ribosomal protein L11, whose product MAKKVFKVIKLQVPAGKANPAPPVGTALGPAGINIMAFCKEFNARTQEQAGLIIPAEITVFEDRSFTFVTKTPPAAVLLKKACGIDTASGEPNKKKVATVKRDKVREIAESKMADLNAATVEAAMRMVEGTAKSMGIAIED is encoded by the coding sequence GTGGCAAAGAAGGTTTTCAAGGTCATCAAGTTGCAAGTTCCGGCCGGGAAAGCCAATCCAGCACCGCCTGTCGGGACAGCGCTCGGTCCGGCGGGGATTAACATTATGGCGTTTTGTAAAGAGTTTAACGCCCGCACACAAGAACAAGCTGGACTAATTATCCCTGCGGAAATTACCGTTTTCGAAGACCGTTCGTTTACGTTCGTAACGAAGACTCCACCGGCCGCCGTACTGTTAAAAAAAGCATGCGGCATCGATACGGCATCGGGGGAGCCGAACAAAAAGAAGGTTGCCACCGTTAAGCGCGATAAGGTTCGGGAAATTGCGGAATCGAAAATGGCTGACTTGAATGCGGCGACGGTCGAAGCGGCGATGCGCATGGTTGAAGGAACGGCTAAAAGTATGGGCATTGCGATCGAAGATTAA
- the nusG gene encoding transcription termination/antitermination protein NusG translates to MEKLWYVIHTYSGYENKVKTNLEKRVESMEMQDKIFRVLVPTEEELENKDGKKRTVQRKVFPGYVLVEMIMTDDSWYVVRNTPGVTGFVGSSGAGSKPTPLMPDEVHAILRQMGVDEPTPKVDFDIAETVKVKDGPFANFVGSIEEVDASRQKVKVLVNMFGRETPVELDFTQVEKM, encoded by the coding sequence ATGGAAAAACTTTGGTATGTGATTCACACTTACTCCGGATATGAAAACAAGGTGAAGACCAACTTGGAGAAACGCGTCGAATCGATGGAGATGCAGGACAAGATCTTCCGGGTTTTAGTGCCGACGGAAGAAGAGCTGGAAAACAAAGATGGGAAAAAACGAACGGTGCAGCGCAAGGTGTTTCCTGGCTACGTCTTAGTAGAAATGATCATGACAGACGATTCGTGGTACGTCGTGCGCAACACACCGGGTGTTACCGGTTTCGTCGGCTCTTCTGGTGCTGGTTCCAAGCCAACCCCCCTGATGCCGGATGAAGTTCACGCCATACTGAGACAAATGGGTGTCGACGAGCCAACGCCGAAAGTTGATTTCGACATTGCGGAGACGGTTAAGGTAAAAGACGGGCCGTTTGCTAACTTTGTCGGCTCGATCGAAGAAGTTGATGCGAGTCGCCAAAAAGTAAAAGTGCTCGTCAACATGTTCGGTAGAGAGACGCCTGTTGAGTTAGATTTTACCCAAGTGGAAAAAATGTAA
- the secE gene encoding preprotein translocase subunit SecE has translation MGTGIKNSVSKIGRFFRNVIKELKNVRWPTRKELQSYTIVVLVTLIFFVIYFAVLDFGISEVVKLIVR, from the coding sequence ATGGGGACTGGTATTAAGAACAGCGTATCGAAAATCGGCCGTTTTTTTAGAAATGTAATCAAAGAGCTAAAAAACGTGCGCTGGCCTACCCGCAAGGAATTGCAGAGCTACACGATTGTCGTGTTAGTGACGCTCATCTTTTTTGTCATTTACTTTGCGGTGTTGGATTTTGGTATTTCTGAAGTCGTAAAATTAATTGTCCGCTAA
- the rpmG gene encoding 50S ribosomal protein L33, with amino-acid sequence MRVTVTLACTECGERNYTTTKNKRTHSGRIEFKKFCPRDNRHTLHRETK; translated from the coding sequence ATGCGAGTAACAGTGACGCTGGCTTGCACCGAGTGCGGTGAGAGAAACTATACGACGACTAAAAATAAACGGACGCATTCTGGACGTATTGAGTTTAAGAAGTTTTGTCCGCGCGACAACCGCCATACCCTACATCGGGAAACGAAGTAG
- the sigH gene encoding RNA polymerase sporulation sigma factor SigH gives MEQLTDYHRMVDEELVKRVQLGDSHALEYLINKYKNFVRAKARSYFLIGADREDIIQEGMIGLYKSIRDFRGDKLASFKAFAELCITRQMITAIKTATRQKHIPLNSYVSLDKPIYDEESDRTLLDVICGTKAADPEELLINQEEFDDIEVRMSEILSDLERKVLRLYLDGQTYQEIALDLNRHVKSIDNALQRVKRKLERYLELRDGLFNRVAQP, from the coding sequence ATGGAGCAACTAACCGACTATCATCGAATGGTGGACGAGGAATTGGTCAAGCGCGTGCAACTTGGCGACAGCCACGCACTGGAGTATTTAATCAATAAGTACAAAAACTTTGTACGGGCGAAAGCACGGTCTTATTTTCTTATCGGTGCGGATCGCGAAGACATTATCCAAGAAGGAATGATTGGCTTATACAAGTCGATCCGCGATTTTCGCGGGGACAAGCTAGCCTCCTTTAAGGCTTTTGCCGAACTGTGTATTACGCGCCAAATGATAACCGCGATCAAAACAGCGACGCGGCAAAAACACATTCCACTTAATTCTTACGTTTCGTTGGACAAGCCCATTTACGATGAAGAATCGGATCGCACGCTACTCGACGTCATTTGTGGTACGAAAGCGGCTGATCCCGAGGAACTTCTCATCAACCAAGAGGAATTTGACGATATCGAGGTACGCATGTCGGAAATATTAAGCGACTTGGAACGAAAAGTGCTGCGGCTTTACTTGGACGGGCAGACGTATCAAGAAATTGCCCTCGACTTAAACCGTCATGTCAAATCGATCGACAATGCACTGCAGCGGGTCAAGCGGAAGCTAGAACGTTACCTCGAACTTCGCGACGGTCTGTTTAATCGGGTGGCACAGCCGTGA
- a CDS encoding NYN domain-containing protein — translation MQEWLVVDGYNIIGAWPELQALKRFNFGLAREKLVEVLEEYAAYSGKYVIVVFDAHLIRGQAQLETHTHCTVVYTEAGETADECIERLVGEAGGRRVFVATSDYTEQRIAFGRGALRISARELLEMVVDAKRRVREQTREMKQERMTLGHDLTEEVRRELERIRREH, via the coding sequence ATGCAAGAGTGGTTAGTAGTCGACGGATACAACATTATCGGTGCTTGGCCGGAGCTACAAGCGTTAAAAAGGTTTAATTTTGGGTTAGCCCGGGAAAAGTTAGTAGAAGTGTTAGAGGAGTACGCCGCGTATTCGGGTAAATATGTTATAGTAGTGTTTGACGCGCATTTAATACGTGGACAGGCACAATTAGAGACGCATACGCATTGTACCGTCGTCTATACAGAAGCAGGAGAAACGGCTGACGAATGTATTGAACGGCTAGTAGGGGAAGCGGGGGGCAGGCGCGTGTTTGTCGCCACTTCCGATTACACTGAGCAACGGATCGCGTTTGGGCGCGGCGCCTTACGCATTTCGGCACGGGAACTATTAGAAATGGTTGTGGACGCGAAACGGCGGGTGCGCGAACAAACGCGGGAGATGAAACAGGAGCGAATGACCTTGGGGCACGATTTGACAGAAGAGGTGAGACGTGAGCTGGAACGAATTCGCAGGGAACATTAA
- the rlmB gene encoding 23S rRNA (guanosine(2251)-2'-O)-methyltransferase RlmB — protein sequence MSEWIAGKNAVREALVATQPLEKIWLAEGVKQQGIAQIVQLAKERGIVVQRVKRQKLDQLTKGAVHQGVVATVAAWHYSELSEVLTRVQTRGEVPFLVVLDGVEDPHNLGSILRTADAAGVHAVIIPKRRAVGLTATVAKTSAGAVAHVPVVRVTNLARTIADLKQLGMWVTGAEAAAKQAYTDVDYTVPTVLVIGSEGKGISRLVRESCDHLVHLPLKGKVNSLNASVAAGLLMYEVLRKRA from the coding sequence ATGAGTGAATGGATTGCCGGCAAAAATGCGGTGCGGGAAGCGTTAGTCGCCACGCAGCCGCTCGAAAAAATTTGGCTCGCGGAAGGGGTGAAGCAGCAGGGGATTGCACAAATTGTGCAGCTCGCGAAAGAGCGCGGGATCGTCGTACAACGGGTGAAGCGGCAAAAGCTCGACCAATTAACGAAAGGCGCCGTCCATCAGGGGGTGGTGGCGACAGTTGCCGCTTGGCACTACAGTGAGCTTTCCGAGGTGCTCACACGCGTGCAAACACGCGGCGAGGTGCCGTTTCTCGTCGTGTTGGACGGTGTAGAAGATCCGCACAACCTCGGCTCCATTTTACGTACAGCGGATGCTGCTGGTGTGCACGCCGTCATCATTCCAAAACGGCGCGCGGTCGGGTTGACCGCTACTGTCGCCAAAACGTCAGCCGGAGCAGTTGCGCACGTGCCCGTCGTCCGCGTGACGAATTTAGCGCGGACGATCGCCGACTTAAAACAGCTCGGGATGTGGGTGACTGGTGCGGAGGCGGCAGCTAAACAAGCGTATACCGACGTCGACTATACGGTGCCGACCGTTCTCGTCATCGGCAGCGAGGGTAAAGGGATCAGTCGCCTCGTGCGGGAAAGTTGTGACCACTTAGTACACTTGCCGCTTAAGGGGAAAGTCAACTCGTTAAACGCGTCAGTGGCAGCGGGTCTCCTAATGTACGAAGTGTTACGGAAGCGGGCTTAA
- a CDS encoding Mini-ribonuclease 3: MRHGTANDMDNRGEASSYATGGGANGSPKSLDPPKFGVVAVDRERPLRVDHALSLAYVGDAVWELYARNHLLARGIVKPHELQRESIRYVSAKSQAAALQVLLPLLTDEERSHVRRGKNAKAKTVPKNTPVRTYRESTAVEALIGYLYVTDQLRRIEQLMVLVFKTLDGKGGETNE, translated from the coding sequence ATGAGGCACGGTACGGCAAACGACATGGACAACCGTGGGGAAGCCAGCAGTTATGCCACAGGCGGTGGCGCGAACGGCTCGCCAAAGTCTCTCGACCCGCCGAAGTTTGGAGTCGTGGCAGTTGACCGCGAACGCCCGCTGCGCGTCGACCACGCCCTCTCCCTCGCCTACGTCGGCGATGCCGTGTGGGAACTGTACGCGCGCAATCACTTGCTCGCGCGCGGTATCGTAAAGCCGCACGAATTGCAGCGGGAGTCGATCCGCTATGTGTCCGCAAAATCGCAAGCGGCCGCTCTCCAAGTGTTACTGCCACTCCTAACGGATGAGGAACGATCCCACGTGCGCCGCGGAAAAAACGCGAAGGCGAAAACCGTGCCGAAAAATACGCCTGTACGTACTTACCGCGAGAGTACGGCAGTAGAAGCGCTTATCGGCTACTTGTATGTGACCGATCAGCTGCGACGGATCGAACAGTTAATGGTACTCGTCTTCAAAACGCTCGACGGTAAAGGGGGTGAAACGAATGAGTGA